The Lactuca sativa cultivar Salinas chromosome 2, Lsat_Salinas_v11, whole genome shotgun sequence genome includes a window with the following:
- the LOC128132443 gene encoding uncharacterized protein LOC128132443 translates to MDLELSISRMKVFRAKSIAKEQLYGDYERQYNLLRDYCLELQTNNPGTTVKLEVCNEPNPDVQTRIFKRIYICLGALKLGFKSGKRELLGLDGCFLKGPHPRQILTAVGLDSNNGIYPLAYAIVEAETTSSWTWFLECLGDDLDLDASCNFTFVSDRQKGIIPAIAKVFPNAEHRWCLRHIHENMKLQWRGEEFRDHLWRCATHTTIRHFERSMDEFKDFSAEAHEWLSKIPPVYWARSHFSGRAHSDCLLNNLCEVFNSKLEHGRDKPIITCLEYIRVYLMKRHCIVQKEIDKCKSLLTPTATTILDTIKTAASKYRALFCGSGKYQVTGMMFDQYVVNLKEGTCSCRYWEITGIVCRHGVCVIWEHIQNGEKAQQPEYWVHPCYKLETWRAMYCNKIDPINGRSMWPKSRCPTTLIPPTHHTQVGRPKKKRRRAIDEASNQSKKLSRKFLTVTCSKCHNKGHNSRTCKGQGGSSQRAVGGSSQGGVGGSSKDAFGVTSQGSVGGSSEDFTGGLRAKKIDKGKKASSRT, encoded by the exons ATGGATTTGGAATTAAGCATATCAAGAATGAAGGTGTTCAGGGCTAAATCGATTGCAAAGGAACAACTGTATGGTGACTATGAAAGGCAATATAATTTGCTGAGAGATTACTGTTTGGAGTTACAAACCAATAACCCAGGTACAACAGTGAAGCTAGAAGTGTGTAATGAACCAAATCCTGATGTTCAAACTCGTATTTTCAAGAGGATATACATTTGTCTTGGAGCACTTAAGTTGGGGTTCAAATCTGGAAAAAGGGAATTATTAGGACTGGATGGATGTTTCTTGAAAGGACCACACCCTAGACAAATTCTAACAGCTGTAGGTCTTGATTCCAACAATGGAATATATCCACTAGCTTATGCAATTGTGGAAGCTGAGACAACAAGTTCATGGACATGGTTCTTAGAATGCCTTGGTgatgatttggatttggatgcATCATGCAACTTCACTTTTGTATCTGACAGACAAAAG GGCATAATACCTGCAATAGCAAAAGTGTTTCCAAATGCAGAGCATAGATGGTGTTTGAGACATATACATGAAAACATGAAGTTGCAATGGAGGGGAGAAGAGTTTAGAGATCACTTATGGAGGTGTGCTACACATACAACCATTAGGCACTTTGAAAGGTCAATGGATGAGTTCAAAGATTTCAGTGCAGAGGCTCATGAATGGCTAAGTAAGATTCCTCCAGTTTATTGGGCTAGGTCTCATTTCTCAGGTAGAGCCCATTCAGATTGTCTTTTAAACAATTTGTGTGAAGTATTCAACTCTAAGCTAGAGCATGGAAGAGACAAGCCTATAATTACATGTTTGGAGTACATAAGAGTGTACTTGATGAAGAGACATTGCATTGTACAAAAAGAAATTGATAAATGCAAAAGTCTATTAACCCCCACCGCAACTACCATACTTGACACAATCAAAACAGCTGCAAGCAAATATAGGGCACTCTTTTGTGGTTCTGGAAAATATCAAGTGACTGGTATGATGTTTGATCAGTATGTGGTCAACTTGAAAGAGGGTACATGTAGTTGTAGGTATTGGGAGATAACAGGGATAGTCTGCAGGCATGGAGTTTGTGTAATATGGGAACATATTCAAAATGGTGAAAAAGCCCAACAACCTGAATATTGGGTGCATCCTTGTTATAAGCTAGAAACATGGAGGGCAATGTACTGTAACAAAATAGATCCAATCAATGGCAGGAGCATGTGGCCAAAATCTAGATGTCCAACCACTCTTATACCACCTACACATCACACACAA gtTGGAAGGCCAAAGAAAAAGAGGAGGAGGGCTATAGATGAGGCTAGTAACCAGTCAAAAAAACTATCTAGGAAATTCTTGACTGTTACTTGTTCCAAGTGTCATAACAAAGGACATAACTCTAGAACATGTAAGGGGCAAGGGGGGTCAAGTCAGAGA